A stretch of DNA from Candidatus Hinthialibacter antarcticus:
CGAGCGACTGGCGCTTTAATGCAAAACCATGGCGAAACACGCGTTGTAACGATGCGCGGCGGTCTTGCAGCGCCGCGCGTTTTTGTTGGATGGTCGATGTCATCCATTGTTGAAAGCGCTCTGCGCGGTCATCAAGACGCTGGCGCTCTTGAAACACCATCGCGCGGGGATGTCGTGTTTTCACTGCGTCACGCATGGCCTTGAGCCGTCCGCGTTCGCTTTGCAGCGCATTGGAAGCGTTTCGCAACAAGCGTTCGCGCGCGAGTTGCAGGCGCCCGCGATGGACGTCATAGATATCACATAAAACCTGCGCCGCCGCCGTTGGGGTCGCCGCGCGATAGTCCGCAGTGAAATCGGCGATACTGAAATCAATTTCATGCCCGACGCCGCTTATGATTGGAACCTTGGAAGCGGATATCGCTTTTGCGACGATTTCTTCATTGAAGGACCACAAATCTTCTAGACTGCCGCCGCCGCGTATCAGCGCAATCATATCGAAGCGCCCGCTTTGGTTGACCGCCTTAATCATGGCGGCGATTTCTTGCGCGGCTTCGGTCCCCTGTACGCGCACCGGACACACCGTCGCTTCAATCGGACATCGCGACAGCCGCAGGGTTCGGATAAAGTCTCGCACCGCCGCGCCCGTGGGCGAAGTAATCACCGCAACGCGTTTTGGCCAGTCGGGCAGCGACTGCTTGCGATCCGGGTCAAACAGCCCTTCATCGGCGAGGCGGCGTTTGAGCGCTTCAAAGGCTTGCTGCAAGGCGCCCACGCCCGCCAGGCGGATCGAATTGACCACCAGCTGATATTGTCCGCGCGGCGGATAAAGCGTAATCGACCCGCCCGTCACCACTTCGCGTCCATCATGAAGATCAAGCCCGCTCCAGCGCGAGGCGGTGCTGCGCCAGGCGACGCAAGAGAGCACCGCGTTTTTGTCTTTCAGATTAAAATACACATGCCCGGACGGCGCTTTTTTGAAGTTGGAAATCTCGCCCTGCACCTGCACCCACTCGTAGCGTTCTTCCAGCGACTGACGAATTTCGTCCGTCAATTCAGACACTGACAACGGCGGGCGCATGGGCGCTTCCTGGTTCATCAGGCGTGCTCCGTGTCGGGCAGTGCGCCGTTGGTTTGAATGCGCTCGATCTTAATGGCGCACCCGGTTTCTTTATTCACTTTGACCAGAACGCCCATGATTTTCACATTATCTTTGGCGATACGAAACGGTTGGCGGATACCGGACACAAAACTGGTCACCGCCGTGTCGATGTCCATACCAATAACCGAATCATGCGAACCGGTCATGCCCGCATCGGTGATGAAAGCGGTGCCGTTGGGCAGAATGCGTTCATCGGCGGTTTGTACGTGGGTATGCGTGCCGACGATGGCGCTATAGCGTCCGTCCATGCGCCACGCCATCGCGATTTTCTCGGAGGTCGATTCGCCGTGCAGATCCATAAAAAATACTTTGTGCGAACCATATTGATCGTACACTTCATCGGCGGCGTGAAACGGACAATTGATGGGGTTCATAAACAAGCGGCACAAAAACTGCGCAATCACTACCGGCGTTCCGTCGGAAGCTTTCACCACCGTCGCGCCGCGCCCGGGCGTTCCCTCCGGGTAATTGGCGGGCCGCACGATGCGCTTGTCATGGTCGATGAACGAAAAGATCGAGCGGTTGTCCCACGAGTGGTTGCCCAGGGTGATCGCGTCCACGCCGCTATCGTAAAATTGCTGCGCGACGTCGTAGGTCAGCCCTTTGCCTCCAGCGGAATTTTCTCCGTTGGCGATACACAAATGGACGCCGTGCTGCGACCGTAATTGAGGCAATCGGCGGGCCAGGACTTCGCGCCCCGGCCGGCCAAATACGTCTCCAATAAACAGAATATTCAGGGCATTCCCGTTATCATCTGCACTCACGCGCATCTCCTAATCAATCGAGCGGCCATCCTAACGTGCATAGGCCACCGAGCGCGTTTCACGAATCACCGTCACTTTAATGTGGCCCGGATAATCCATTTCATCTTCGATTTTCTTAGAAATGTCATACGCCATTTTGACCGAACCCTGGTCGTCAATTTCATCCGGCAGCGCAACAACGCGCACTTCGCGTCCGGCTTGAATCGCGAAGCATTTTTCCACGCCGGTGAATGAGGTAACGATGCTTTCGAGTTTTTCTAAGCGCTTGACGTAATGGTCGATGGTTTCGCGGCGGGCGCCGGGGCGCGCGGCGGAAATCGAGTCAGCAACCAGGACGAGGATCGCTTCAGCGGTTTCAAACTCCACGTCTTCGTGGTGGGCCGCGACCGCGTTCACGACTTCAGGCCGTTCGCCGAATTTGCGGCAGATGTCCGCGCCAATCGAGGCGTGAGTGCCGTCGCGTTCAAAGTCGACCGCCTTGCCCAAATCGTGCAGCAACGCGCCGCGCTTGGCGATTTCGGTATTGAGGCCGAGTTCCTCTGCCAGCGCCGTCGCCATAAAGGCGCATTCGCGGGCGTGATAGAGTTGGTTTTGTCCGTATGAATAGCGGTATTTCAGGCGTCCTAGCACTTTCACGATTTCTGGGTTCATATCGAGAATGCCTAAGTCAAAGAGAACGCGCTCTGCGGCTTCGCGCATGTCTTCTTCCATATCTTTCATGACTTTTTCGTAGACTTCTTCGATGCGGCCCGGGTGGATGCGTCCGTCGGCGATGAGTTTTTCCAGCGTCTGGCGGGCGGCTTCGCGGCGGATGGGGTCAAAAGCCGACATGACCACGGTGTCGGGCGTATCGTCGATAATCAGGTTCACGCCGGTGATGGTTTCAAAGGCGCGGATATTGCGTCCTTCACGGCCAATGATGCGGCCTTTGATTTCGTCTGACGGCAGCGCGACGGTTGATACGGTGGTTTCGTTGACCACTTCGGTGCAGCCGCGCTGCATGGTTTCGACAACAATCCGGGCCGCCTCGCGCGACGCATTGGCTTTGGCGTCATCAAGAATCTCTTTGATGATGCGCGCCGCGTCGCGGCGAACGTCCGACTCCAGTGATTTCAACAGCAAGTCTTTGGCTTGTTCTGAGGTCAATCCTGAAATGCGCTCCAAGTGGGTGCGTTCTTCATGGATGAGTTGATCGAGTTCAGTTTCTTTCTTTTCGAGGTCTTTATCTTTCTTTTCTAAACGAACGGAGAGTTCCTGTGTTTCTTTTTCGCGTTTTTCAATTTGACCGCTGCGTTCTTCGACTTGCGTTTCACGACGGTCAAGTTTTTTCTCAATCTCGTTGAGTTCTTTCGTGCGTTTGCGTTCTTCTTCTTCCATGCGGGTCTTGTCGCGAAGCATCTGCTCTTTGGCTTCAAACGCAGCTTCCTGACGGATCGTCGCCGCTTCTTTTTGCGCTTCTTCCCGGATACGGGCCCCCAATTGTTCCAGACTGCCAATTTCTTTGGCGATCATCGATTTATTCAGAACGAAGCCGATAATCAAACCGACTAGCAGCCCCACTACAGCAAGAATATATTCCATGGTATTGATACATCCTTTCTATCTATGTCATCACGCGCAAATCATTGCGCGTTGTTTACAAGAATTGCGCACCGCCGCTAACGCAGCAGGGAGCGCATTGGAAATTTCGCCCGCCGCCAATGACTCCGCGCCGGATTCTTCAACGATAATGTCCGCTGCCAACCCATGCAGGTAAGCGCCGCAGGCCGCAGCATTTTGAGGCGCCAGTCCATTCGCTAACAAAGCGCCGATCATGCCCGCGAGAGTGTCGCCCATGCCGCCCGACGCCATCGCGGGATTGCCGGTGGGATTCACCAAATGCGGCTCGCCCGCCTTTGCGACAAGCGTCTTGGGGCCTTTGAGCGCGACCACCCCATTGCCGACAGCGAGTTTCTGTGCAGCGCCCCAACGGTCGGTTTGTACATCCGCAGTGGAACACTCCAACAGCCGCGCCGCTTCGCCGGGATGCGGCGTAATCACCCAGGGCGCAGCCCGCGCCTGGAGATCACTCAACGAAAGAGCGAACAGCCCGTCGCCGTCGATCAACAACGGTTGCTTGATTTCTCGACACGCCCGTTTCACCAACGCTTGCGTACTTTCGTCGCGTCCCAATCCAGGGCCAATCACCACCGCATCAAAGCGGGCAAAGTCAATTTGATCGAACGCCGTCTGCGAAAACGCGCCGCTGGCGGTTTCATCCACTGGCAAAGTCATCATTTCCCAAACGCCGTTTGCATACAGCGGCAGCAAAGACGCCGGACACGCAGCCGTCACCAGCCCCGCGCCCATTTTGACCGCCGCCCTGGCGCACAACAGCGCCGCGCCAGTCATGCCGCGCGAACCCGCGATGGTCAACACATGGCCTTTAGAGCCTTTATGAGACGAACGCCCCGGTTGCAGCAGCCAATCATCAATTTGGCGAGGTTGCAGCAACTCCGCGCAAGATTCAGCGGCTTGCATCAAATCAAGCGGAAAACCGATATCGAGAACTTCGAGCGATTGATAATAATTCAGCCCCGGCGGCAAGACATGCCCCACCTTGGGCAAGCCCATGGTGTAGACCGCGTCAGCGTATACGGCGTCGCCTGCGACCGCGCCGCTGTCGGCGTCCACACCGGAACACACATCAACGGCGGCGACCCAACAGTGCTTCGCCCGCGCATTCATCGCCTGCACCGCCTTGGCGAACAAGCCGCGCGGCGCGCCAGACGCCCCCGTACCAAGCAGGGCGTCCACCCAGACTTGAGCGCGACAGGCCGTCTCAAGAAATGCGTCTAAATCGGCCTCAGTTTCACACTCATAAACGCAAACACCGCATTCGAGGGCGCGTTGATATTCTTTTTGGGCGTCGCCCTTGAGAGCGGCGCCGCTTGCCAATAGCGCAACTTGAGGCGAATAGCCTTCTTTATGTAAAATTCGGGAAATGACGAACCCATCGCCGCCGTTGTTGCCGCGTCCGCACAAAATGGCAGAGTCGAATAATTGGCTGGTAGGAACAGACGCAAGAATGCGGCGGGCGACGCTTTCCCCCGCGCGGTTCATTAATTGTTGACCGGGCACACCGCGATCTTCGATTGAGATACGATCAATCTCAGCCATCGCGCGGCCAGTCACAATGCGTAACGGATACGGGGCAAATACCATTATCAGCTCATGGGCAAGAGCGATGTCCCACGGCTGAGAAAGAGAGCGTTACCTTAAACAAACAGGCTTCTTATGTCGCGTTGTCGTCTTCAACGTCACGATAAAAGAAATCGTGAAGAAAGACCAAAAGCGCGACCACTAAAAAACCCTTCCATAAGGTATCGAAAAAGAAATCGACGGCGATTTTCTCAAATTTTAAGTCATCGAGTCCGCTGTTGCCTAAAAACTTCATCGTCACGAATTTTTGCAAATATGCGAATGCAACAAAAAAGATTGAGACGACGATGTAGTCATAAAAATAAAAACGCCGATGCACCACGCCCTTTTTCTCAACTTCTTGAGGACGCGCTACAGACGCTGGCGGCGGTGTTTCCGTCGTTTTTCGGCTTTTCTTTCCACGTGCCATTTTACAAAGCCCTTGTGTTTGTGTGTATTGTAAGTCCAGATAAATCTATTTGGGAAGGGCGGGAAGCCCTGATTCAATCGAACGAATACGTTTCACGCCTGCTCCCTAAAAACGTCTTACAAACCAAAAAGTCTCGGTCTCGTCATTTTTTACGTCAATTTTTGATACAAACATAGAAATTCGGTGAATCAACTTTAAATTTAATATTTTTATAATTTTTGTAATGAATCTAGATATGTCTTGACTTCATAGGCGATTGGGTGAACCAGGCGCCCCTTGTCTTGAACCGACTTAATTTTTGAATCAGACACCAATCGTAAGCCAGCCAGCGGGTCTTTTCGAGTGGTTTCTAAATAGTCTTCGCGAAAATCAAAATACGAGCGCCCCGGTTCCAGATAATCCGACAGATACACGATCCAACCCAGCGGGGTCAAATTGGGGTGTCCGGTTGGATGATAGGCCACTGCCATCAAGACGCCATAGTCGCCAATATTAAATGTATTTTTCATCATCAGGGCGCCATGCGGCGCATGGGCTAAAGTCGGCAAGCGCATCAATTCCTTGCCGTAGACCACCCGTCCGTTGGTGGGCAGGGCCGCCCGCTGTTCTTTGTTGAGTTCTTTGGCGCAATCGTGAAAGAGCGCCGCCCAGGCCAAATGCGTACGGTCAATCTTAAATTGGCCCCATGCGTCCGCCAGGTCAAACGCGGTTTCCATCACGCCAAGGCAATGCTCATAGCGCTTTTCAGAAATACACGTTTTGAGATGGGCGACGGCGTCAGACGGTAATAAATCAATCACGGTGGCGGTTACTACTCCAAACGGTGAATTTTGTCCAAGAGGGCTTGCTGAAAGTCCGGCGTAAACTCAAATGGATAATCAGGACCTGCGTCGAGCGCCTGTCGCCAGGCCTGCAATGCTTTTTCCGTCATTCCCTTTTTTGCGTACGCATCGCCCAAGTGATCGAGAATGATGGGATGGTCTTCTTCTATTTTGGCGGCGCGTTCGAGTTGGTCAATCGCTTCGTCATACTTTTCTAAACGAAAATAGGCCCAACCCAGACTATCGATATAATTTCCGTTATTGGGCTGAATATGCAGCGCCTTTTCGATCAGCCCCAGCCCTTCTTCGACTTTCAGGCTGCGGTCGGCGAAGGTGTAGCCTAAATAGTTATACGCCTCGGGGTCGCCAGGAAAGCGCTCGATGAGTTCGCGCATGACGGTTTCTACATCTCCCAGGCGGTCTTGTTTATCATAAACATACGCGAGTTGAAAGCTCGCCTGACGATGTTGAGATGACGAAATATCCAACAACGGCAAGGCTTTTAAGTACGCTTGCCCCGCCTCCGACCACTCCTCGCGGTCAGAATGCGCCAGCCCCAGCCCCCGCCAGACCGACGGTTGATTGGGGAACGCCAAGGTCGCGCTCATCATGGCGCTGAGCAAGTCCGACGACAGATTTAAGCGCAGCAAGGCATGACGCAAATAAGAGCGATATTGAAATTGTTCCAACAAAAGCAGCACCCGGGTTTCATTCTCTGCAATCGTCGCCTGACGCAGTTGCTTAATTAACGATGATAGATAGCCGCGCAATTCGTTGTCGTAACCCAAATAATTGGCAACCGCCGCTTGTGAGAACACCAGACGGACGGGTTCGGGATTTGACGCGGCGGCTTGGTTGAGAATTTCATACAGGCGGGGGAGCAACCCATGCGTCTCGAGCGTCTTAAATGAATTGCGATGAATCAGGTCTAGTAAAAATGAATTGACATTGCGCTCGTTGGCTTGCGCCAGTGCGCGTTCAAATCCACTCAAAAAGCGCTGATAGGCCTCTTCGTTGCGGTCGGCGGTTTGCAAAATTTCGAGTTGAAGCCGATTGAGGCGATAGTCGGCGGGTTTTTGTTTGACGGCCGCTTCGGTCTGCTCGACGGCGGCGTCGGTATCGCCCATTTTGACGGCAATCAGCGCCAGATTGCGCGACGCATCCAGGTCGTCTGCGTCTAACTCTTTAATTCTCTTGTATTGAAACGACGCTTCGCGCCATGATTCACGCTGAAAATAGAGCAACCCCAGCAAGCGGCGGATGCGCAGTTCTTCATTGGCGCCGTCAACCAGATTCAACGCATTCAAAAACGCTTCAATGGCGGCGTCTGCGTTGCCGATCAGGCTGTTGAGTTCGCCAATCTTCACATGCGCGTCATAGTAGTCAGGCAAGAGTTCCGCAATGCGGTTATATTCGGTCAGCGCGTCCGGGAAGCGCCGAACCCGCGAATACAAC
This window harbors:
- a CDS encoding TIGR00282 family metallophosphoesterase, which encodes MSADDNGNALNILFIGDVFGRPGREVLARRLPQLRSQHGVHLCIANGENSAGGKGLTYDVAQQFYDSGVDAITLGNHSWDNRSIFSFIDHDKRIVRPANYPEGTPGRGATVVKASDGTPVVIAQFLCRLFMNPINCPFHAADEVYDQYGSHKVFFMDLHGESTSEKIAMAWRMDGRYSAIVGTHTHVQTADERILPNGTAFITDAGMTGSHDSVIGMDIDTAVTSFVSGIRQPFRIAKDNVKIMGVLVKVNKETGCAIKIERIQTNGALPDTEHA
- the xseA gene encoding exodeoxyribonuclease VII large subunit, producing MNQEAPMRPPLSVSELTDEIRQSLEERYEWVQVQGEISNFKKAPSGHVYFNLKDKNAVLSCVAWRSTASRWSGLDLHDGREVVTGGSITLYPPRGQYQLVVNSIRLAGVGALQQAFEALKRRLADEGLFDPDRKQSLPDWPKRVAVITSPTGAAVRDFIRTLRLSRCPIEATVCPVRVQGTEAAQEIAAMIKAVNQSGRFDMIALIRGGGSLEDLWSFNEEIVAKAISASKVPIISGVGHEIDFSIADFTADYRAATPTAAAQVLCDIYDVHRGRLQLARERLLRNASNALQSERGRLKAMRDAVKTRHPRAMVFQERQRLDDRAERFQQWMTSTIQQKRAALQDRRASLQRVFRHGFALKRQSLETLSGFLRSYDPHKMMERGYSICRRQDGTPVLRANEVQPGERIRVQMANGALGAEVKEVEINDEKN
- the yqeK gene encoding bis(5'-nucleosyl)-tetraphosphatase (symmetrical) YqeK, with protein sequence MIDLLPSDAVAHLKTCISEKRYEHCLGVMETAFDLADAWGQFKIDRTHLAWAALFHDCAKELNKEQRAALPTNGRVVYGKELMRLPTLAHAPHGALMMKNTFNIGDYGVLMAVAYHPTGHPNLTPLGWIVYLSDYLEPGRSYFDFREDYLETTRKDPLAGLRLVSDSKIKSVQDKGRLVHPIAYEVKTYLDSLQKL
- the rny gene encoding ribonuclease Y, which translates into the protein MEYILAVVGLLVGLIIGFVLNKSMIAKEIGSLEQLGARIREEAQKEAATIRQEAAFEAKEQMLRDKTRMEEEERKRTKELNEIEKKLDRRETQVEERSGQIEKREKETQELSVRLEKKDKDLEKKETELDQLIHEERTHLERISGLTSEQAKDLLLKSLESDVRRDAARIIKEILDDAKANASREAARIVVETMQRGCTEVVNETTVSTVALPSDEIKGRIIGREGRNIRAFETITGVNLIIDDTPDTVVMSAFDPIRREAARQTLEKLIADGRIHPGRIEEVYEKVMKDMEEDMREAAERVLFDLGILDMNPEIVKVLGRLKYRYSYGQNQLYHARECAFMATALAEELGLNTEIAKRGALLHDLGKAVDFERDGTHASIGADICRKFGERPEVVNAVAAHHEDVEFETAEAILVLVADSISAARPGARRETIDHYVKRLEKLESIVTSFTGVEKCFAIQAGREVRVVALPDEIDDQGSVKMAYDISKKIEDEMDYPGHIKVTVIRETRSVAYAR
- a CDS encoding tetratricopeptide repeat protein, with protein sequence MMRSFVWLALACVFITGCIAPEESQREVANQQIENPTTTPITAPTLTATPTPQPTVTPAPQITYDDRRKLYEALLEAAMLEEKNKFAEAGEAYSKARELQPKSDYLGARAGEALLKSGKVDEAIHVAEARLLESPDDLDLHRVLALSYAEKKDWARSIEHYQIILQDSPRDLEALFELSNVYERARRFDDSAKLYHQLIEFDPARELEYRYRAALLYSRVRRFPDALTEYNRIAELLPDYYDAHVKIGELNSLIGNADAAIEAFLNALNLVDGANEELRIRRLLGLLYFQRESWREASFQYKRIKELDADDLDASRNLALIAVKMGDTDAAVEQTEAAVKQKPADYRLNRLQLEILQTADRNEEAYQRFLSGFERALAQANERNVNSFLLDLIHRNSFKTLETHGLLPRLYEILNQAAASNPEPVRLVFSQAAVANYLGYDNELRGYLSSLIKQLRQATIAENETRVLLLLEQFQYRSYLRHALLRLNLSSDLLSAMMSATLAFPNQPSVWRGLGLAHSDREEWSEAGQAYLKALPLLDISSSQHRQASFQLAYVYDKQDRLGDVETVMRELIERFPGDPEAYNYLGYTFADRSLKVEEGLGLIEKALHIQPNNGNYIDSLGWAYFRLEKYDEAIDQLERAAKIEEDHPIILDHLGDAYAKKGMTEKALQAWRQALDAGPDYPFEFTPDFQQALLDKIHRLE
- a CDS encoding NAD(P)H-hydrate dehydratase, with amino-acid sequence MVFAPYPLRIVTGRAMAEIDRISIEDRGVPGQQLMNRAGESVARRILASVPTSQLFDSAILCGRGNNGGDGFVISRILHKEGYSPQVALLASGAALKGDAQKEYQRALECGVCVYECETEADLDAFLETACRAQVWVDALLGTGASGAPRGLFAKAVQAMNARAKHCWVAAVDVCSGVDADSGAVAGDAVYADAVYTMGLPKVGHVLPPGLNYYQSLEVLDIGFPLDLMQAAESCAELLQPRQIDDWLLQPGRSSHKGSKGHVLTIAGSRGMTGAALLCARAAVKMGAGLVTAACPASLLPLYANGVWEMMTLPVDETASGAFSQTAFDQIDFARFDAVVIGPGLGRDESTQALVKRACREIKQPLLIDGDGLFALSLSDLQARAAPWVITPHPGEAARLLECSTADVQTDRWGAAQKLAVGNGVVALKGPKTLVAKAGEPHLVNPTGNPAMASGGMGDTLAGMIGALLANGLAPQNAAACGAYLHGLAADIIVEESGAESLAAGEISNALPAALAAVRNSCKQRAMICA